From a single Streptomyces sp. NBC_00377 genomic region:
- a CDS encoding copper resistance CopC/CopD family protein yields the protein MTQTIAPRVRMLVLLFLAVTGALLAGAGPASAHAALTGSDPAQGVVVDKAPTQVSLTFSETVSMNDDSLRVLDPKGTRVDTGKPSELSGTTYAVQLHSGLPDGTYTVTYQVVSADSHPVAGAYTFSIGSPSATSVSVSDQAAGGGVVGGLYGFGRYLSYAGFIVLVGGAAFVLACWQRGSGVRALQRLVVSGWLAMTGATLFLLLLRGSYTTSGKVGDIFDLGLLGEVLQTKTGAALVSRLLLLAAAALFIAVLFGAYARPSATATVNDDAAPPPSDAGEGDDKRDLTFGLAIGGTVVAAGLAASWAMAEHASTGLQPGIAMPVDVLHLLAVATWLGGLAALLVALYRAPADRPVDSTAARRFSRLAFGSVLVVVATGTYQSWRQLGSWSAFTDTGYGQLLLVKIGLVALLVGIAWISRRWTARLADTPAGEAVQESAQEKERVTASAGTGGTAEQASGDTVTGSTSDGTGSGSAKSVSGSGKGPGSAERAAQLARQQAAVDATREKRLRDSDTHRFGLRRSVLAEAGVAVVVLAVTTVLTSTEPGRTEQDAARANRPSSSSSAADSTSGALTLDMSFDTGGTDGKGVVSVDFDPARAGANEMHVYVTRPNGRAFDVPEVKVAFTLEAKKIGPLPVVPDHITTGHWSANGVQIPLAGEWTIAVTVRTSDIDQVTVSKNAQIG from the coding sequence TTGACGCAGACCATCGCCCCCCGCGTCCGGATGCTCGTACTGCTGTTCCTGGCAGTCACCGGCGCACTCCTGGCCGGCGCCGGGCCCGCATCCGCGCACGCCGCGCTGACCGGCAGCGACCCCGCGCAGGGGGTGGTGGTCGACAAGGCACCCACGCAGGTCTCGCTGACCTTCTCCGAGACCGTCTCGATGAACGACGACTCGCTGCGCGTCCTGGACCCCAAGGGCACCCGGGTCGACACCGGCAAGCCGTCCGAGCTCAGCGGCACGACCTACGCCGTGCAACTGCACTCGGGGCTGCCCGACGGCACCTACACCGTGACCTACCAGGTGGTGTCCGCCGACAGCCACCCCGTCGCCGGCGCCTACACCTTCTCCATCGGCTCCCCCTCCGCGACCAGCGTCTCGGTGTCCGACCAGGCAGCCGGCGGTGGTGTCGTCGGCGGGCTCTACGGCTTCGGCCGATACCTGTCGTACGCCGGATTCATCGTGCTGGTGGGCGGGGCCGCCTTCGTGCTGGCCTGCTGGCAGCGCGGCAGCGGGGTGCGCGCGCTCCAGCGGCTCGTAGTCTCCGGCTGGCTCGCGATGACCGGGGCCACCCTGTTCCTGCTGCTCCTGCGAGGCTCCTACACGACCTCCGGCAAGGTCGGCGACATCTTCGACCTCGGCCTCCTCGGGGAGGTCCTACAGACCAAGACGGGCGCGGCCCTGGTGTCCCGGCTGCTGCTGCTCGCCGCGGCCGCGCTGTTCATCGCCGTGCTCTTCGGCGCGTACGCCCGCCCCTCTGCCACCGCCACCGTGAACGACGACGCAGCGCCCCCACCGTCCGATGCGGGCGAGGGCGACGACAAGCGTGACCTCACCTTCGGACTCGCCATCGGCGGGACCGTCGTCGCCGCCGGGCTCGCGGCCAGCTGGGCCATGGCCGAGCACGCCTCGACCGGACTTCAGCCGGGCATCGCGATGCCGGTCGACGTGCTGCACCTGCTCGCCGTCGCAACCTGGCTCGGCGGGCTCGCCGCGCTCCTCGTCGCGCTCTACCGGGCGCCCGCGGACCGGCCCGTCGACAGCACGGCGGCCCGCCGCTTCTCCCGGCTGGCCTTCGGCAGTGTCCTCGTCGTGGTCGCCACCGGCACCTACCAGTCCTGGCGCCAGCTCGGCTCCTGGTCCGCCTTCACCGACACCGGCTACGGCCAGCTGCTGCTCGTCAAGATCGGGCTCGTGGCGCTGCTCGTCGGCATCGCGTGGATCTCGCGCCGGTGGACGGCACGGCTGGCGGACACACCGGCCGGGGAGGCGGTACAGGAGTCGGCGCAGGAGAAGGAACGCGTCACGGCATCGGCCGGGACCGGCGGCACCGCCGAGCAGGCGTCCGGCGACACCGTGACCGGCTCCACGAGCGACGGAACCGGGTCGGGAAGCGCCAAGTCCGTGTCGGGAAGCGGGAAGGGCCCGGGAAGCGCCGAGCGGGCCGCACAGCTCGCCCGGCAGCAGGCCGCTGTCGACGCCACCCGGGAGAAGCGGCTGCGGGACTCCGACACCCACCGCTTCGGACTGCGCCGGTCGGTGCTCGCCGAGGCCGGCGTCGCCGTCGTGGTGCTCGCCGTGACCACCGTCCTGACGTCGACCGAACCCGGGCGGACCGAGCAGGACGCCGCCAGGGCCAACCGTCCCTCTTCCTCGTCCTCCGCGGCGGACTCCACGTCGGGCGCCCTCACACTGGACATGTCGTTCGACACCGGCGGCACGGACGGCAAGGGCGTGGTCAGCGTCGACTTCGACCCGGCGCGTGCCGGGGCGAACGAGATGCACGTGTACGTGACCCGGCCCAACGGCCGCGCCTTCGACGTACCCGAGGTGAAGGTCGCCTTCACCCTCGAGGCCAAGAAGATCGGGCCGCTGCCCGTCGTCCCCGACCACATCACCACCGGCCACTGGTCGGCGAACGGCGTGCAGATCCCCCTGGCCGGCGAGTGGACCATCGCCGTCACCGTCCGGACCTCCGACATCGACCAGGTGACCGTCTCCAAGAACGCGCAGATCGGCTGA
- the pheA gene encoding prephenate dehydratase produces MPASYAYLGPEGTFTEVALRTLPEAATRQLIPYVSVQSALDAVRTGEAEAAFVPIENSVEGGITTTLDELVAGTPLMIYREVLLSITFALLVRPGTKLTDIKTVSAHPAAQPQVRNWLKANLPEAVWESAASNADAARLVQEGRYDAAFAGEFAATRYGLTALETEIHDAENAQTRFVLVGRPARPAAPTGADKTSVVLWQRDDHPGGLRDLLGEFATRGVNLMLLQSRPTGAGIGNYCFCVDAEGHISDRRMAEALMGLKRICREVRFLGSYPRADVSATDVDAPLPGTSDGEFVAASDWVARCQDGRF; encoded by the coding sequence ATGCCAGCGAGCTACGCGTATCTCGGCCCCGAGGGCACCTTCACGGAGGTCGCCCTGCGCACGCTTCCGGAGGCGGCCACCCGGCAGCTGATCCCGTACGTGTCGGTGCAGTCCGCGCTCGACGCGGTGCGCACCGGCGAGGCCGAGGCCGCGTTCGTGCCCATCGAGAACTCCGTCGAGGGCGGCATCACCACGACCCTGGACGAGCTGGTCGCGGGCACCCCGCTGATGATCTACCGCGAGGTGCTGCTGTCGATCACCTTCGCGCTGCTGGTCCGTCCCGGCACGAAGCTCACGGACATCAAGACGGTCTCCGCGCATCCGGCCGCGCAGCCGCAGGTGCGCAACTGGCTGAAGGCGAACCTGCCGGAAGCCGTCTGGGAGTCGGCCGCCTCGAACGCGGACGCCGCCCGGCTGGTCCAGGAGGGCCGTTACGACGCCGCCTTCGCGGGCGAGTTCGCGGCCACCCGGTACGGGCTGACCGCCCTGGAGACCGAGATCCACGACGCCGAGAACGCCCAGACCCGGTTCGTGCTGGTGGGCAGGCCTGCCCGGCCCGCGGCGCCGACCGGCGCGGACAAGACGTCCGTCGTGCTGTGGCAGCGTGACGACCATCCCGGTGGCCTGCGCGACCTGCTGGGCGAGTTCGCCACCCGGGGCGTCAACCTCATGCTGCTCCAGTCACGTCCGACGGGCGCAGGTATCGGCAACTACTGCTTCTGCGTCGACGCCGAGGGACACATCTCCGACCGCCGGATGGCCGAGGCGCTCATGGGGCTGAAGCGGATCTGCCGCGAGGTCCGCTTCCTGGGCTCGTACCCACGTGCGGACGTGAGCGCGACGGACGTGGACGCACCGCTGCCCGGCACCTCGGACGGGGAGTTCGTGGCGGCGTCGGACTGGGTGGCGCGCTGCCAGGACGGCCGGTTCTAG
- the serS gene encoding serine--tRNA ligase gives MIDLRLLREDPDRARASQRARGEDVALVDSLLSADERRRSSGVRFDELRAEQKALGKLIPKASADEKAELLKKASQLAADVKAADAERDAADTETQELLQRLGNLVHPDVPVGGEEDFVTLETHGTIRDFGAEGFEPKDHLELGQILGAIDVERGAKVSGSRFYFLTGVGALLELALVNAAIAQATAAGFTPMLTPALVRPQSMAGTGFLGQAAQDVYHLDKDDLYLVGTSEVPLAAYHMDEIIDADRLPLRYAGFSPCFRREAGSHGKDTKGIFRVHQFDKVEMFSYVTPEDSQAEHQRLLAWEKQWLSALELPFRVIDVASGDLGSSAARKFDCEAWIPTQGKYRELTSTSDCTEFQSRRLSIRVREGKQVRPLATLNGTLCAVPRTIVAILENHQQADGSVYVPEVLRPYLGGREVLEPVAK, from the coding sequence GTGATTGACCTTCGCCTGCTCCGTGAGGACCCCGACCGTGCGCGCGCTTCCCAGCGTGCCCGTGGAGAGGACGTCGCGCTCGTCGACTCCCTCCTCTCCGCCGACGAGCGGCGCAGGTCGTCCGGCGTCCGCTTCGACGAGCTGCGCGCCGAGCAGAAGGCGCTCGGCAAGCTCATCCCCAAGGCCTCCGCGGATGAGAAGGCCGAGCTGCTGAAGAAGGCGAGCCAGCTCGCCGCCGACGTCAAGGCCGCCGACGCCGAGCGCGACGCCGCCGACACCGAGACCCAGGAGCTGCTCCAGCGGCTCGGCAACCTCGTGCACCCCGACGTGCCCGTGGGCGGCGAGGAGGACTTCGTCACCCTCGAGACGCACGGCACGATCCGCGACTTCGGCGCCGAGGGCTTCGAGCCCAAGGACCACCTGGAGCTCGGCCAGATCCTCGGCGCGATCGACGTCGAGCGCGGCGCGAAGGTCTCCGGCTCCCGCTTCTACTTCCTCACCGGCGTCGGCGCCCTGCTGGAGCTGGCCCTGGTCAACGCGGCGATCGCCCAGGCCACCGCCGCCGGCTTCACGCCGATGCTGACCCCGGCGCTGGTCCGCCCCCAGTCCATGGCGGGCACCGGCTTCCTCGGCCAGGCGGCCCAGGACGTCTACCACCTCGACAAGGACGACCTCTACCTGGTCGGCACCTCCGAGGTCCCCCTGGCCGCGTACCACATGGACGAGATCATCGACGCGGACCGGCTGCCGTTGCGCTACGCGGGCTTCTCGCCGTGCTTCCGCCGCGAGGCCGGCTCGCACGGCAAGGACACCAAGGGCATCTTCCGCGTCCACCAGTTCGACAAGGTCGAGATGTTCTCGTACGTCACGCCCGAGGACTCGCAGGCCGAGCACCAGCGCCTGCTGGCGTGGGAGAAGCAGTGGCTCTCCGCGCTGGAGCTGCCGTTCCGGGTCATCGACGTCGCCTCCGGTGACCTCGGCTCCTCGGCCGCCCGCAAGTTCGACTGCGAGGCGTGGATCCCGACCCAGGGCAAGTACCGCGAGCTGACCTCGACCTCGGACTGCACCGAGTTCCAGTCCCGCCGGCTGTCGATCCGCGTCCGGGAGGGCAAGCAGGTACGCCCGCTGGCCACGCTCAACGGCACGCTGTGCGCCGTTCCGCGCACGATCGTCGCGATCCTCGAGAACCACCAGCAGGCCGACGGTTCCGTGTACGTGCCCGAGGTGCTGCGCCCCTACCTCGGCGGCCGTGAGGTTCTGGAGCCGGTGGCCAAGTGA
- a CDS encoding SGM_3592 family protein, producing the protein MADDEPVSGGRERSGDEVRNGLVLDEDFIRAAETSEPSARARMLAARWRAEAPEPQPWRADEPPAGWFFSKARRRRWRRR; encoded by the coding sequence ATGGCGGACGACGAACCGGTGAGCGGCGGTCGCGAGCGGTCCGGGGACGAGGTCCGGAACGGCCTCGTCCTGGACGAGGACTTCATACGGGCCGCCGAGACGTCCGAACCGTCCGCCCGGGCCCGGATGCTGGCCGCACGCTGGCGCGCGGAGGCACCCGAGCCGCAGCCCTGGCGGGCCGACGAGCCGCCCGCGGGCTGGTTCTTCAGCAAGGCCCGACGACGCAGGTGGCGCCGCCGGTGA
- a CDS encoding ABC transporter permease, translated as MYDPTVARLTYRALLGRRRALILGALPLLLIAISVVVRGLAGADDQTASDLLGGLALATMVPIIGVIAGTGAIGPEIDDGSVVYLLSKPLKRPTIIFTKLIVAVAVTMVFSALPTLIAGFILNGNGQQIAVAYTVAALVSSIAYAAVFLLLGTVSRHAVVFGLVYALVWEALFGSLVPGARTLSVQQWSLAVAHKVAGGDLVTSDVGLTTATVLLVVVTVLATWFAGQKLRALKLAGEE; from the coding sequence ATGTACGACCCCACAGTCGCCCGGCTCACCTATCGAGCCCTGCTCGGCCGCCGCCGGGCCCTCATCCTGGGCGCCCTGCCCCTTCTGCTGATCGCCATCTCCGTGGTGGTGCGCGGCCTCGCGGGCGCCGACGACCAGACGGCGTCCGACCTGCTCGGCGGCCTGGCCCTCGCCACCATGGTGCCGATCATCGGCGTCATCGCGGGCACGGGCGCGATCGGCCCGGAGATCGACGACGGCTCCGTGGTGTACCTGCTCTCCAAGCCGCTGAAGCGGCCGACGATCATCTTCACCAAGCTGATCGTGGCCGTCGCGGTGACGATGGTGTTCTCCGCGCTGCCCACGCTCATCGCCGGTTTCATCCTCAACGGCAACGGCCAGCAGATCGCCGTCGCCTACACGGTGGCCGCGCTGGTCTCCTCCATCGCCTACGCGGCGGTCTTCCTGCTGCTGGGCACGGTGTCCCGGCACGCGGTGGTCTTCGGCCTCGTCTACGCCCTTGTCTGGGAGGCCCTGTTCGGGTCGCTGGTGCCGGGCGCGCGCACGCTCAGCGTCCAGCAGTGGTCGCTGGCCGTCGCCCACAAGGTGGCCGGCGGGGACCTCGTCACCTCCGACGTCGGTCTGACCACGGCGACGGTCCTGCTGGTCGTGGTGACCGTCCTGGCCACCTGGTTCGCGGGGCAGAAGCTGCGGGCGCTGAAGCTCGCCGGAGAGGAGTGA
- a CDS encoding ABC transporter ATP-binding protein: MTTLSIDHVSRWFGNVVAVNDITMTIGPGVTGLLGPNGAGKSTLINMMGGFLAPSTGTVTLDGQPVWRNEAIYKHIGIVPEREAMYDFLTGREFVVANAELHGLGAKAAQKALATVEMEYAQDRKISTYSKGMRQRVKMASALVHEPSLLLLDEPFNGMDPRQRMQLMDLLRRMGDEGRTVLFSSHILEEVEQLAWHIEVVVAGRHAASGDFRRIRRLMTDRPHRYLVRSSDDRALAAALIADPSTSGIEVDLAEGALRIQAVDFGRFTALLPRVAKDHGIRLLTVSPSDESLESVFSYLVAA, translated from the coding sequence GTGACCACGCTCAGCATCGATCACGTCTCCCGCTGGTTCGGCAACGTGGTCGCCGTCAACGACATCACCATGACCATCGGCCCCGGCGTCACCGGCCTGCTCGGTCCCAACGGCGCCGGGAAGTCCACCCTCATCAACATGATGGGCGGCTTCCTGGCCCCCTCCACGGGCACGGTCACCCTCGACGGACAGCCGGTCTGGCGCAACGAGGCCATCTACAAGCACATCGGCATCGTCCCCGAGCGCGAGGCGATGTACGACTTCCTCACCGGCCGCGAGTTCGTCGTCGCCAACGCCGAGTTGCACGGCCTGGGCGCCAAGGCCGCCCAGAAGGCGCTGGCCACGGTCGAGATGGAGTACGCGCAGGACCGCAAGATCTCCACGTACTCCAAGGGCATGCGGCAGCGCGTGAAGATGGCCAGCGCCCTCGTGCACGAACCGTCGCTGCTGCTGCTCGACGAGCCGTTCAACGGCATGGACCCGCGCCAGCGCATGCAGCTCATGGACCTGCTGCGGCGCATGGGCGACGAGGGCCGCACCGTGCTGTTCTCCTCGCACATCCTCGAAGAGGTCGAGCAACTCGCCTGGCACATCGAGGTCGTCGTCGCGGGCCGGCACGCCGCCAGCGGTGACTTCCGCAGGATCCGCCGTCTGATGACCGACCGGCCGCACCGCTATCTGGTGCGTTCCAGCGACGACCGCGCCCTCGCGGCAGCGCTGATCGCCGACCCGTCGACGTCCGGCATCGAAGTCGACCTCGCCGAAGGTGCCTTGCGCATCCAGGCCGTCGACTTCGGCCGATTCACCGCCCTGTTGCCGAGGGTCGCCAAAGACCACGGCATCCGGCTGCTGACGGTCTCGCCGTCCGACGAGTCCCTCGAGTCCGTCTTCTCGTATCTCGTCGCGGCGTAG
- a CDS encoding HAD family hydrolase, translating to MTAAFPYRLIATDLDGTLLRSDDSISGRTRDALAAATAAGAAHIVVTGRGVPWTRHILDDLGYDGLAVCGQGAQVYDAGSHRLLTSVTLDRQLAGVALAKIEAEVGPLYLAASRDGLDGDVLVGPGYALAGTLPTTPFTDASDLWSAPLSKIYIQHPKLSDDALAEAARRAAGGFVTVAMAGAGIVELLPLGLSKATGLSLAARRLGLKAADTIAFGDMPNDIPMFAWASRGVAMANAHEELKAVADEVTASNDEDGIATVLEPLLPT from the coding sequence GTGACCGCCGCTTTCCCCTACCGGCTCATCGCCACCGACCTCGACGGAACACTTCTGCGCTCCGACGACTCGATCTCCGGGCGCACCCGTGACGCCCTCGCCGCGGCCACCGCGGCGGGCGCCGCGCACATCGTGGTGACGGGCCGCGGGGTGCCGTGGACCCGGCACATCCTCGACGACCTCGGCTACGACGGCCTCGCGGTCTGCGGCCAGGGTGCCCAGGTCTACGACGCCGGCTCGCACCGCCTGCTGACCTCGGTGACCCTGGACAGGCAGCTGGCCGGGGTGGCGCTGGCCAAGATCGAGGCGGAGGTCGGCCCGCTGTACCTGGCGGCGAGCCGTGACGGCCTGGACGGGGATGTGCTGGTCGGCCCCGGCTACGCGCTCGCGGGAACCCTGCCGACGACTCCGTTCACCGATGCGTCCGATCTCTGGTCGGCTCCGCTGAGCAAGATCTACATACAGCATCCGAAGCTTTCGGACGACGCGCTGGCCGAGGCGGCCCGGCGGGCCGCGGGCGGCTTCGTCACGGTCGCGATGGCCGGCGCGGGCATCGTGGAACTGCTCCCTCTGGGCCTCTCCAAGGCGACGGGGCTCTCCCTGGCGGCCCGCCGCCTGGGCCTGAAAGCCGCCGACACCATCGCCTTCGGTGACATGCCCAACGACATCCCCATGTTCGCCTGGGCGTCCCGGGGCGTAGCCATGGCCAACGCCCACGAGGAACTCAAGGCCGTGGCGGACGAGGTGACCGCCTCCAACGACGAGGACGGCATCGCCACCGTTCTGGAACCCCTCCTGCCCACCTGA
- a CDS encoding ABC transporter ATP-binding protein, with translation MIATESLSKRFPRVTALDRLSLDVGPGVTGLVGANGAGKSTLIKILLGLSPATEGRAEVLGLDVASRGADIRERVGYMPEHDCLPPDVSATEFVVHMARMSGLPPTAARERTADTLRHVGLYEERYRPIGGYSTGMKQRVKLAQALVHDPQLVFLDEPTNGLDPVGRDEMLGLIRRIHTDFGISVLVTSHLLGELERTCDHVVVVDGGKLLRSSSTTDFTQTTTTLAIEVTDTDAQPDGTRAVREALHARGVEVLDANSGLPGAGHVLLLTAQSEDTYDVVRDVVADLGLGLVRMEQRRHHISEVFTDADTSNDQQRKETVGHGS, from the coding sequence GTGATCGCGACCGAAAGCCTGAGCAAGCGGTTCCCCCGGGTGACCGCTCTTGACCGGCTCTCCCTGGACGTCGGGCCCGGTGTGACCGGCCTCGTCGGAGCCAACGGGGCCGGCAAGTCCACACTTATCAAGATCCTTCTGGGTCTGTCGCCCGCCACGGAGGGCCGCGCCGAGGTGCTCGGCCTCGACGTCGCGAGCAGGGGCGCCGACATCCGCGAGCGGGTCGGCTACATGCCGGAACACGACTGCCTGCCGCCCGACGTCTCGGCCACCGAGTTCGTCGTGCACATGGCCCGCATGTCCGGCCTGCCGCCCACCGCGGCGCGTGAGCGCACCGCCGACACGCTGCGCCATGTCGGTCTGTACGAGGAGCGCTACCGCCCCATCGGCGGCTACTCCACCGGCATGAAGCAGCGCGTGAAGCTCGCCCAGGCCCTCGTCCACGACCCGCAGCTGGTGTTCCTGGACGAACCGACCAACGGCCTCGACCCGGTCGGCCGGGACGAGATGCTCGGGCTCATCCGCCGTATCCACACCGACTTCGGCATCTCGGTCCTGGTCACCTCACATCTGCTGGGCGAACTGGAGCGCACCTGCGACCACGTCGTCGTCGTCGACGGCGGCAAGCTCCTGCGCTCCAGCTCCACCACCGACTTCACCCAGACCACGACCACCCTCGCCATCGAGGTCACCGACACCGACGCCCAGCCGGACGGCACCCGCGCGGTCCGCGAGGCGCTGCACGCGCGCGGGGTGGAGGTTCTGGACGCCAACAGCGGCCTGCCGGGCGCCGGCCATGTCCTGCTGCTGACCGCTCAGAGCGAGGACACGTACGACGTCGTCCGGGACGTGGTCGCCGACCTCGGCCTCGGCCTGGTGCGCATGGAACAGCGCAGGCACCACATCTCCGAGGTTTTCACGGACGCCGACACCAGCAACGACCAGCAGCGGAAGGAGACCGTCGGCCATGGCAGTTGA
- the efeB gene encoding iron uptake transporter deferrochelatase/peroxidase subunit, which produces MPDQSTPQALPEARTSGEAEAGVPSETPSSEGLTRRRLLGTAGATGLALGAVGGAVGYTAAPSPTTPLSSIGSDEAMFHVKHQPGITQGLQARGHLVAFDLAAGAGRKEAAALLRRWSETARRLMAGEAVATGDSDVARDAGPCSLTVTFGFGNTFFARTGLEKQRPVALDPLPDFSSDHLDRTRSNGDLWVQIGANDALVAFHALRAIQKDAGSAAKIRWQMNGFNRTPGATAHPMTARNLMGQMDGTRNPKPSDSDFDQRIFVPADSPKDPAWMADGSYAVVRRIRMLLDDWEKLPVKAQEQVIGRRKSDGAALSGGGETTEMDLEKTDANGDLVVPINAHARITRPDQNGGAAMLRRPFSYHDGIDPDGTPDAGLLFVCWQADPLRGFVTVQRKLDRGDALSTYIRHESSGLFAVPGGAAEGEYVGQRLLEA; this is translated from the coding sequence ATGCCCGACCAGTCCACTCCGCAGGCCCTTCCCGAGGCCCGTACCTCCGGGGAAGCAGAAGCAGGTGTCCCCTCGGAAACCCCCTCTTCCGAGGGTCTGACACGACGCAGGCTGCTCGGCACCGCAGGCGCCACCGGGCTCGCACTCGGCGCGGTCGGCGGTGCCGTCGGCTACACGGCCGCTCCCTCGCCGACGACGCCGCTCTCCTCGATCGGTTCCGACGAGGCGATGTTCCACGTGAAACATCAGCCCGGGATCACCCAGGGCCTCCAGGCCCGCGGTCATCTCGTCGCCTTCGATCTCGCGGCAGGTGCGGGGCGCAAGGAGGCCGCCGCGCTGCTGCGCCGCTGGTCGGAGACGGCCCGGCGGCTGATGGCAGGCGAAGCCGTCGCGACCGGTGACTCTGATGTGGCCAGGGACGCCGGTCCTTGCTCGCTGACGGTGACCTTCGGTTTCGGCAACACCTTCTTCGCCCGCACCGGCCTGGAGAAACAACGTCCGGTCGCCCTGGACCCGCTCCCCGACTTCTCCTCCGACCACCTCGACAGGACACGCAGCAACGGCGACCTGTGGGTGCAGATCGGCGCGAACGACGCCCTGGTGGCCTTTCACGCCCTGCGCGCGATCCAGAAGGACGCGGGCAGCGCGGCGAAGATCCGCTGGCAGATGAACGGCTTCAACCGGACACCGGGCGCCACCGCCCATCCCATGACGGCCCGCAATCTGATGGGCCAGATGGACGGCACCCGCAATCCCAAGCCGTCCGATTCCGACTTCGACCAGCGCATCTTCGTCCCGGCGGACAGCCCGAAGGACCCGGCGTGGATGGCCGACGGCTCCTACGCCGTCGTACGCCGCATCCGCATGCTTCTCGACGACTGGGAGAAACTGCCGGTCAAGGCGCAGGAGCAGGTCATCGGACGCCGCAAGTCCGACGGCGCGGCACTGTCCGGAGGCGGCGAGACGACCGAGATGGACCTGGAGAAGACCGACGCCAACGGCGATCTGGTTGTCCCGATCAACGCGCACGCCCGCATCACCCGCCCCGACCAGAACGGCGGAGCGGCCATGCTGCGGCGGCCCTTCTCCTACCACGACGGCATCGATCCGGACGGCACCCCGGACGCGGGACTGTTGTTCGTCTGCTGGCAGGCGGACCCGCTGCGCGGCTTCGTCACCGTGCAACGCAAACTGGACCGCGGCGACGCCCTGTCGACGTACATCCGCCACGAGTCGAGCGGCCTCTTCGCGGTGCCGGGCGGGGCGGCCGAGGGGGAGTACGTGGGGCAGCGGCTGCTGGAGGCGTGA
- a CDS encoding copper chaperone PCu(A)C, with protein MRRIPPVIPVRPPRLRSVPLAVITGALLLAGCGSGSDGRAELSVRAAYIPQPVSDTMAAGFLTIVNEGGAKDELTSVTSTAAGSVTLHETVGSSMEEVASLDVPAHGQLVFKSGGNHLMFEKLKSKPVLGEKVTVRLHFAASDPVEVEIPVESATYNPQTGH; from the coding sequence GTGAGGCGCATACCACCCGTGATTCCGGTACGGCCCCCGCGACTGCGCAGCGTGCCCCTCGCGGTGATCACCGGCGCGCTGCTGCTCGCGGGATGCGGGTCCGGCTCCGACGGGCGGGCCGAACTGTCCGTCCGGGCCGCCTACATCCCGCAGCCCGTCTCCGACACCATGGCCGCCGGTTTCCTGACCATCGTCAACGAGGGCGGCGCGAAGGACGAGCTGACCTCCGTCACCAGTACCGCGGCGGGCAGCGTCACCCTCCACGAGACCGTCGGCTCGTCGATGGAGGAGGTCGCGTCCCTGGACGTGCCCGCACACGGTCAACTCGTGTTCAAGAGCGGCGGAAACCACCTGATGTTCGAGAAGCTGAAGAGCAAGCCGGTGCTGGGCGAGAAAGTGACCGTCCGACTGCACTTCGCCGCGTCCGACCCCGTCGAGGTCGAGATCCCGGTGGAGTCCGCCACGTACAACCCGCAGACCGGCCACTGA
- a CDS encoding ABC transporter permease, with protein sequence MAVEHPVTAPSGDQTRIHNIGYRSYDGPRLGRAYARRSLYSQSLRGAYGLGRSVKSKVLPMLLFVVMCVPAAIMVAVAVATKAKELPVDYTRYAIIMQAVISLYVASQAPQSVSRDLRFKTVPLYFSRPIETADYVRAKFAALASALFVLTAAPLLVLYIGALLAKLDFADQTKGFAQGLVSVALLSLLFAGLGLVIASVTPRRGFGIAAVIAVLTISYGAVSTLQAIAEAQDSTGSIPWIGLFSPVTLIDGVQSAFLGASSAFPGAVGPTNGEGAVYVLVLLGLIAASYGLLMRRYRRVGL encoded by the coding sequence ATGGCAGTTGAGCACCCGGTCACCGCCCCCTCGGGTGACCAGACCCGCATCCACAACATCGGCTACCGCAGCTACGACGGGCCCCGCCTGGGCCGCGCCTACGCGCGCCGCTCCCTCTACTCGCAGTCCCTGCGCGGCGCCTACGGCCTCGGCCGCTCGGTGAAGTCCAAGGTGCTGCCCATGCTGCTGTTCGTGGTGATGTGCGTCCCCGCGGCCATCATGGTCGCGGTCGCCGTCGCCACGAAGGCCAAGGAACTGCCCGTCGACTACACGCGCTACGCGATCATCATGCAGGCCGTCATCAGCCTGTACGTCGCCTCGCAGGCCCCCCAGTCCGTCTCGCGGGACCTGCGCTTCAAGACCGTGCCGCTGTACTTCTCCCGGCCCATCGAGACCGCCGACTACGTGCGCGCCAAGTTCGCGGCGCTGGCCTCGGCGCTCTTCGTGCTCACCGCCGCCCCACTGCTGGTTCTGTACATCGGCGCGCTGCTGGCCAAGCTGGACTTCGCCGACCAGACCAAGGGATTCGCTCAAGGACTCGTCTCCGTGGCCCTGCTCTCGCTGCTCTTCGCCGGCCTCGGCCTGGTCATCGCCTCGGTGACCCCGCGGCGCGGGTTCGGTATCGCCGCCGTCATCGCCGTCCTGACCATCTCCTACGGCGCCGTCTCCACGCTCCAGGCCATCGCCGAGGCGCAGGACAGCACCGGTTCCATTCCCTGGATCGGCCTGTTCTCACCGGTCACCCTCATCGACGGCGTGCAGTCGGCGTTCCTGGGCGCCTCCTCGGCCTTCCCGGGCGCTGTCGGCCCGACCAACGGGGAGGGCGCCGTCTACGTCCTCGTCCTCCTCGGTCTCATCGCCGCGAGCTACGGCCTCCTGATGCGCCGCTACCGAAGGGTCGGACTGTGA